The Bacillus sp. Y1 genome has a window encoding:
- a CDS encoding AraC family transcriptional regulator, translating into MKFEVESFPNYRIAYMRRVGQYGPANIEVMEKLKKWAKEKNLLESAILFAIPQDNPETTLPNNCKFDACIVIPNDYQVDDSVLEGELSGGKYLVYEVKHTADDIQKAYSDILQSLHQNGYKMDNKSIMEKYVGDMISNPYCEICVPVKP; encoded by the coding sequence ATCAAATTTGAAGTCGAATCATTTCCAAACTATCGTATTGCTTATATGCGACGAGTTGGCCAATATGGCCCTGCAAATATTGAAGTAATGGAGAAGTTAAAAAAGTGGGCTAAGGAGAAAAATCTTCTTGAATCTGCAATTCTATTTGCAATTCCTCAAGATAATCCAGAAACAACACTTCCTAATAACTGTAAATTTGATGCTTGCATTGTAATTCCAAATGACTATCAAGTAGATGATTCAGTTCTTGAAGGGGAACTTTCTGGTGGAAAGTATCTTGTTTACGAAGTTAAACATACAGCAGATGATATTCAAAAAGCATATTCTGATATTTTACAATCACTACATCAGAATGGTTATAAAATGGATAACAAATCAATTATGGAAAAATACGTTGGTGATATGATTAGCAACCCCTATTGCGAAATCTGTGTTCCTGTTAAACCGTAA
- a CDS encoding lipid II flippase Amj family protein has product MELITGKMIIISLFLLIITMVETLAYSARISGARVKLIATAISLFSTLVIVSRFSTMIQQPLTAKLIAEAPDLNKLHYIEEQYRILIGVTSIGVLLGILLFPTFINIFSRAIIQLSNHRGSIIGMFANQFNRKGIRKVLICFRLPRFTYLKGISLKTIPKRLFVINVIISAVFTIGVLSSIYASMLVPTDYAQAALMSSGIINGIATILLTLFIDPKASVLADRVMKKQTDYIYLKSYSLTMISSKFLGTIFAQLLFIPAAYYVAWFAKWI; this is encoded by the coding sequence ATGGAGCTAATTACAGGAAAAATGATTATAATATCTTTATTTTTATTAATTATAACAATGGTTGAAACATTAGCTTATTCAGCAAGGATTTCAGGGGCAAGAGTTAAATTAATTGCAACTGCAATATCTTTGTTTAGTACGCTAGTGATAGTTTCAAGATTCTCTACAATGATTCAACAACCTCTAACAGCAAAACTAATCGCAGAAGCACCTGACCTAAACAAATTACACTACATAGAGGAACAGTATAGGATTTTAATCGGAGTAACCTCGATCGGCGTGTTGTTAGGCATTCTGCTATTTCCTACATTTATCAACATTTTTTCGAGAGCAATTATCCAACTTTCTAATCATCGTGGTTCTATAATTGGAATGTTTGCTAATCAGTTCAATCGAAAAGGTATCAGAAAAGTTTTAATATGTTTTAGGCTTCCGAGATTTACATACCTTAAGGGAATTAGTTTAAAAACCATTCCAAAACGACTCTTTGTTATAAATGTTATTATTTCTGCCGTATTCACGATTGGGGTACTATCTTCAATTTATGCATCAATGCTAGTTCCTACAGATTATGCTCAGGCTGCACTAATGTCATCTGGCATAATAAATGGTATAGCTACTATACTATTGACATTGTTTATTGATCCAAAGGCTTCAGTGTTAGCTGATAGGGTAATGAAAAAACAAACCGATTATATCTACCTGAAAAGTTACTCTTTAACGATGATTAGCTCAAAGTTTTTGGGTACAATTTTTGCTCAATTGTTGTTTATCCCTGCTGCATATTATGTGGCTTGGTTTGCTAAGTGGATTTAA
- a CDS encoding DinB family protein produces MNSIDLIILNFNEVRRRSIKLWTSIPEEKLKWKPDDGAMNCIEMIRHVLESEHYYHLALINRGSLSEFISPFENRPFTTVSAELEFAQPYRNKFFDTIKSFSEEDLTTIKIDRSDSGYIRDLGDMLLRIAYHESIHTGQLLDYLRTAGVPRMRIWD; encoded by the coding sequence TTGAATTCAATTGACCTAATTATTTTAAACTTTAATGAAGTTCGAAGAAGAAGCATTAAGTTGTGGACATCGATACCTGAAGAAAAACTAAAATGGAAGCCTGATGATGGAGCCATGAATTGCATAGAAATGATCAGGCATGTTCTAGAAAGCGAACATTATTATCACTTAGCACTTATTAATAGAGGGAGTCTTTCAGAGTTTATTTCACCTTTCGAAAATAGGCCTTTCACTACTGTAAGCGCGGAATTGGAGTTTGCACAACCATATCGTAATAAGTTCTTCGACACAATCAAGTCATTTTCTGAGGAAGATTTAACAACTATAAAGATAGACCGCTCTGATTCAGGATACATAAGAGATTTGGGGGATATGCTCCTCCGTATTGCCTACCACGAATCAATTCACACTGGTCAGTTATTGGATTATTTAAGAACCGCAGGGGTTCCACGGATGCGAATCTGGGATTAA
- a CDS encoding DinB family protein, which translates to MNTYCKSALNKIKVALTTTIEIIDKLEELDLQKRPSPNKHSIGELLEHISIICKADLLIANGATEDEMIDFYSTVTYESSTQIKDALLDNFEPLKEVYMNYSEAELQERITSYWGITYTKYEWLLEILAHVYHHRGQLHAILVHYYGKDPEVPMFE; encoded by the coding sequence ATGAATACATACTGTAAAAGTGCATTAAATAAAATCAAAGTTGCATTAACTACAACCATCGAGATAATCGATAAATTAGAAGAACTTGATTTACAAAAAAGACCTTCTCCCAATAAACATTCAATAGGTGAATTATTAGAACATATATCTATTATTTGCAAAGCTGATTTGCTAATCGCAAACGGGGCAACAGAAGATGAAATGATTGATTTTTACTCAACTGTTACATATGAAAGTTCAACTCAAATAAAAGATGCTCTACTTGATAATTTTGAACCACTTAAAGAAGTGTATATGAATTATTCAGAAGCTGAACTTCAAGAAAGGATTACTTCCTATTGGGGTATAACATATACAAAATATGAGTGGTTGTTAGAAATTTTAGCACACGTTTATCATCATAGAGGTCAATTACACGCTATACTTGTTCACTATTATGGAAAAGATCCCGAAGTACCAATGTTTGAATAG
- a CDS encoding RNA polymerase alpha subunit C-terminal domain-containing protein: MTTSKTLRTCDKGHKFYKSSDCLSCPTCEKKRKPDNKFLSRLGAPARRALENNGIKTLEQLSKFTEKEILQLHGMGPASLPKLRAALEEEGLSFRN, translated from the coding sequence ATGACAACTTCGAAAACTTTAAGAACTTGCGACAAGGGGCACAAATTCTATAAAAGTAGCGATTGTCTAAGCTGCCCGACTTGTGAGAAGAAACGTAAACCTGACAATAAGTTTCTTTCTCGGCTTGGAGCACCTGCAAGACGAGCGTTGGAAAACAACGGAATTAAGACTTTGGAGCAACTATCAAAATTTACTGAAAAAGAGATTTTACAATTACACGGAATGGGACCAGCTTCTTTACCTAAACTAAGGGCTGCATTGGAGGAAGAGGGTTTATCATTCAGAAACTAA
- a CDS encoding DinB family protein — protein sequence MIKFFEYNWQVRDEWFDWCKQLTIEDLLMNRKGGVGNILYTLFHIIDVEYSWIRGIQGKEDVVFQFADYSTLEKVKSLSDKLHIEIVEFLKTNLDDLKEKSVSVPWDEAKYAVNDILHHIIAHEIHHIGQLSVWSRELELQPVSSNFVGREFKSVHFY from the coding sequence GTGATAAAATTCTTTGAATATAACTGGCAGGTAAGAGATGAGTGGTTTGACTGGTGCAAACAATTAACAATTGAGGATTTGTTAATGAATCGTAAAGGTGGAGTAGGAAATATTTTATATACACTTTTCCATATAATTGATGTGGAATATAGTTGGATTCGTGGTATTCAGGGGAAAGAGGATGTAGTATTTCAGTTTGCTGATTATAGTACACTTGAAAAGGTTAAATCTCTTTCAGATAAATTACATATTGAGATAGTTGAATTTCTCAAAACAAATTTGGATGACTTAAAAGAAAAGAGTGTCAGTGTTCCTTGGGATGAAGCAAAATACGCTGTGAATGACATACTTCACCATATTATTGCACACGAAATTCATCATATCGGCCAACTTTCAGTTTGGTCGAGAGAATTGGAATTACAACCTGTATCCTCTAATTTCGTTGGCAGAGAGTTTAAATCTGTCCATTTTTATTAA
- a CDS encoding S66 family peptidase: protein MIKYPLLLERATIGVTAPSSGVPEDLHGLMEAASNRLKSKGFDIIFGNTVWTQDKVRSSSAKLRADEFNKMIQDQNIDIIIPPWGGELLIEVLEYIDFENIQNKWILGYSDTSLLLLAITLRTGIATAHGTNLVDLRGEYSDATTAMWQSVLSTKRGQSIQQFSSEKYQKEWHHNKPTPYIFDLTEQTYWKTISNHQEKIEGRLLGGCIDVFRHIIGTPYGDVSTFRKKYIQDEPVIWFIENCNLSTTDLRRSIIQMKLAGWFDNCSGIMFGRSPANTPVNGYTVEDVYTGLSEELQIPIIYNIDCGHVPPQITFINGAYSEIETKNGQGTVTQYFR from the coding sequence ATGATAAAATATCCGTTATTATTAGAAAGAGCAACAATAGGGGTTACCGCACCATCATCAGGTGTTCCAGAAGACTTACACGGTCTTATGGAGGCAGCCAGTAACCGTTTGAAATCAAAAGGTTTTGATATTATATTCGGCAATACGGTATGGACTCAGGATAAAGTAAGGTCCTCCTCAGCTAAACTACGAGCAGATGAGTTTAATAAAATGATTCAGGATCAAAATATCGATATTATTATTCCCCCTTGGGGTGGGGAACTACTAATTGAAGTGCTTGAATATATTGACTTCGAAAATATACAAAACAAGTGGATTTTAGGCTATTCCGATACTAGTCTTTTATTATTAGCTATTACTTTAAGAACAGGTATTGCTACTGCCCACGGAACAAATCTTGTTGATTTAAGGGGAGAATATTCAGATGCAACGACAGCGATGTGGCAGTCAGTTTTATCTACTAAAAGAGGGCAGTCAATCCAACAATTTTCATCTGAGAAATACCAAAAAGAATGGCATCATAATAAACCTACTCCATATATTTTCGATCTAACTGAACAGACCTATTGGAAGACAATTTCTAACCATCAAGAAAAGATAGAGGGGCGTTTGCTTGGAGGATGTATTGATGTTTTCAGGCATATTATCGGTACACCATATGGAGATGTATCTACCTTTAGGAAAAAGTATATTCAAGATGAACCAGTTATTTGGTTTATTGAAAATTGTAATCTATCCACTACCGATTTGCGTCGGTCTATAATTCAGATGAAATTAGCTGGTTGGTTCGATAATTGTTCAGGAATTATGTTCGGCAGAAGTCCAGCAAATACTCCTGTCAATGGATATACAGTTGAAGATGTTTACACAGGACTCTCTGAAGAGCTTCAAATTCCAATAATATATAACATTGATTGTGGACACGTTCCACCTCAAATTACTTTTATAAACGGTGCTTATTCTGAAATTGAGACAAAGAATGGACAAGGTACAGTAACACAATATTTTAGATAA
- a CDS encoding IS110 family transposase, protein MKDTITPFSYGNDTQNDHQTKRKFYQFYVGIDIGASFHVASCIPFDAFLDPKGIAWKRTKTMKFNSDSAGIAEFLKALEKIEQQFSLTKKDFLILLEPTGGHYSYLVQQVLLNEGYELFQVENRAVGEFRKNNLGISEKTDSMDAKVMSYMGWHKQLHPHMQGVSLIRPQSVLQSLFRTVMRDRWYLNVQLTRRKNQVQQLLKVTHPDLNKAFKSLSSPSVMKLVLQYPTGLHMKEATAEEIYQTLIRAGAKGVAKKAANTLAKVMPNTIAVPAEHLVERQKWVIEEALRLEESIKLIDQEIHTLLWGNPEKCVEPHPYTEILMSLPFISENIACTLIGVIGDIERFRTYKEFKKYLGVSAENKQSGTSVTGTRQTYSGVRDARRVLYQIALIVLANGQKHPTVFKLYYDRKVNEGMNKKKAIGHLCGKIAALIYTVLKNKKIYDPIIHAKACGIKMDNLYLKNPSKEPQLLMSNKN, encoded by the coding sequence ATGAAAGATACCATTACTCCATTTAGTTATGGAAATGACACGCAAAATGACCACCAAACTAAGCGTAAGTTTTATCAATTTTATGTTGGTATTGATATAGGAGCGAGTTTTCACGTTGCTTCCTGTATTCCATTTGATGCGTTCTTAGATCCAAAAGGCATTGCCTGGAAACGAACGAAGACAATGAAATTTAACTCAGATAGTGCTGGAATCGCTGAATTCTTAAAGGCTTTGGAAAAGATTGAACAACAATTTTCTCTTACCAAAAAAGATTTTTTAATTCTATTAGAACCAACTGGAGGACACTATTCTTACCTTGTCCAACAGGTGTTATTAAACGAAGGCTATGAGCTGTTTCAAGTTGAGAATAGAGCTGTTGGTGAATTCCGCAAAAATAACCTAGGAATCTCTGAAAAGACTGATTCAATGGATGCCAAAGTAATGTCATATATGGGGTGGCATAAGCAGTTACACCCACATATGCAGGGTGTATCACTTATTAGACCGCAATCTGTTCTTCAATCTTTGTTTCGTACAGTAATGCGGGATCGTTGGTATTTAAATGTGCAGCTAACACGCAGAAAAAACCAGGTGCAACAACTTTTAAAAGTAACTCACCCCGATTTAAACAAGGCATTTAAAAGTCTATCAAGCCCCTCAGTGATGAAATTAGTCTTACAGTATCCTACTGGGCTTCATATGAAAGAAGCTACGGCTGAAGAAATATATCAGACTTTAATTAGAGCAGGAGCAAAGGGCGTAGCGAAAAAAGCAGCAAATACCTTGGCTAAAGTTATGCCTAATACGATTGCGGTACCCGCTGAACACCTTGTAGAAAGGCAAAAATGGGTTATAGAAGAAGCCTTACGGCTTGAAGAGAGTATAAAACTGATTGATCAAGAGATTCATACACTACTATGGGGAAATCCTGAAAAGTGTGTGGAGCCACATCCATACACTGAAATCCTTATGTCCCTACCCTTCATAAGTGAAAATATCGCTTGTACATTAATTGGGGTAATAGGTGATATTGAACGATTCAGGACATATAAAGAGTTCAAAAAATATCTTGGAGTTTCAGCAGAAAATAAGCAATCAGGAACATCTGTAACTGGTACAAGGCAAACTTACAGTGGTGTACGAGATGCCAGAAGAGTTCTATATCAAATAGCTTTAATCGTTTTAGCAAACGGTCAAAAGCACCCTACCGTCTTCAAATTATATTATGACCGAAAGGTTAACGAAGGAATGAATAAGAAAAAGGCGATTGGTCATCTTTGTGGTAAAATAGCAGCTCTTATTTATACAGTTCTAAAAAACAAAAAGATATACGATCCGATAATCCACGCTAAGGCTTGCGGTATTAAAATGGATAATCTTTATTTAAAAAATCCATCAAAAGAACCTCAACTTTTAATGAGCAATAAAAATTAG
- a CDS encoding sigma-E factor regulatory protein RseB domain-containing protein: MEDKLRNLKKDMDSKVFKDIPYNRDASIKSVLEGTKKGSNSRKGFFSSLKKWYPEVMGVVVCASILFVLVNIGIDNYTGSDTEKPLEVRKETQGKKENDINDTVYVPTPKEEVNTEITKEEIFEKMFKTVQYFDTAKGEFLLHYGGGEEPMDVTVQYELSLKDNGGVYREFNDEISDLYYYQNDKLWRLHEKEKYYAIIPYSSSIDNSEEEKKSIDIDQYGDITVLSKPAIPPVGIAKESLFPYEMMENYIDNINDITIENQNEALLGHNTIVMVAKINNRSIKNMRFWVDKDTGILVKYETYNSAGEIVDYLSPTKLEINVPVDKQKFIPNLEGYTDAELHRQKQPQMTTGNIGELVPEELKSQWEEAKKKPNETTLLHLDDKWYIYVKKGYLVNYIEVNGTEGILHLSKTSPQKSQDNFQSLAEGYKVDSLKVVYD; this comes from the coding sequence ATGGAAGATAAACTCAGAAACCTGAAAAAAGATATGGATAGTAAAGTATTTAAAGACATTCCTTATAATAGAGACGCAAGTATCAAGTCAGTTCTAGAGGGTACAAAGAAAGGCAGTAACTCTAGAAAGGGATTTTTCTCTTCTCTTAAAAAATGGTACCCCGAAGTTATGGGTGTAGTGGTATGTGCATCAATATTATTCGTATTAGTTAATATAGGAATAGACAATTACACTGGTTCTGATACTGAGAAACCATTAGAGGTACGAAAGGAAACGCAAGGTAAGAAAGAAAATGATATTAATGATACTGTTTATGTACCCACTCCTAAGGAGGAGGTTAATACAGAGATAACAAAAGAAGAGATCTTCGAAAAAATGTTTAAAACGGTTCAATATTTTGATACTGCTAAGGGAGAATTTCTTTTACATTATGGTGGTGGAGAGGAACCTATGGATGTAACCGTTCAATACGAACTAAGTTTAAAAGATAACGGTGGGGTTTATCGAGAGTTTAATGATGAAATAAGTGATTTATATTATTATCAGAATGATAAGCTATGGCGTTTGCATGAAAAGGAAAAATACTATGCAATCATTCCATACTCTAGTAGCATAGATAATTCAGAGGAAGAAAAAAAATCTATAGACATAGATCAATACGGTGACATCACTGTACTCTCAAAGCCTGCAATACCACCTGTTGGAATAGCAAAAGAGTCCTTGTTTCCATATGAAATGATGGAGAATTATATTGATAATATCAATGATATAACAATCGAAAATCAAAACGAAGCGTTGCTTGGTCATAATACCATTGTTATGGTGGCAAAGATAAATAATAGAAGCATTAAAAATATGCGTTTTTGGGTTGATAAAGATACAGGGATCTTGGTTAAGTATGAAACGTATAACTCTGCTGGAGAAATTGTAGATTATCTATCCCCTACGAAACTGGAGATAAATGTACCAGTAGATAAGCAAAAATTCATTCCAAATTTAGAAGGATATACTGATGCTGAATTACATCGACAAAAACAGCCTCAAATGACAACAGGAAATATTGGCGAGTTAGTACCTGAAGAGTTAAAGAGTCAATGGGAAGAAGCAAAGAAAAAACCGAACGAGACCACACTCTTACATCTAGATGACAAGTGGTATATATATGTCAAAAAAGGTTATCTAGTCAATTATATAGAAGTAAATGGAACTGAGGGGATATTACATCTATCAAAAACAAGTCCTCAAAAATCTCAGGATAATTTCCAATCTCTTGCAGAGGGGTATAAAGTGGACTCTCTAAAGGTTGTCTATGATTAA
- a CDS encoding sigma-70 family RNA polymerase sigma factor, translated as MGLEKERELTNEETLEVLVDDYWINVKKLAYTYVKDWALAEDITQEVFIKCYNNLERFRGDSSYKTWLYKITVNRCKDEFRSKWYRTLIFLDSAMGKSVNTSISAEQSYLEKDERQEFYELVLSLPMKYREVIILFYYEEMSIDEIHKLLETNINTVKTRLKRGKLLLKNMVPGGSFHGR; from the coding sequence GTGGGTTTGGAAAAAGAGAGAGAACTAACGAATGAAGAGACATTGGAGGTTCTAGTTGATGATTACTGGATAAATGTAAAGAAATTAGCTTATACCTATGTAAAGGATTGGGCGTTAGCTGAAGATATTACACAAGAGGTTTTCATTAAGTGCTACAACAACTTGGAACGATTCCGTGGAGATTCAAGCTATAAGACTTGGCTTTACAAAATCACCGTTAACAGATGTAAGGATGAATTTAGAAGCAAATGGTATCGTACATTGATTTTCCTGGACAGTGCAATGGGAAAGTCAGTAAATACTTCTATATCAGCAGAACAATCTTACCTTGAAAAGGATGAAAGACAAGAGTTTTATGAACTGGTGTTGTCTCTTCCCATGAAATATCGTGAAGTGATCATTCTCTTCTATTACGAAGAAATGAGCATTGATGAGATTCACAAACTCCTAGAAACAAATATTAATACTGTGAAGACTAGGCTTAAGCGAGGGAAGTTACTATTAAAAAACATGGTGCCAGGAGGGTCTTTTCATGGAAGATAA
- a CDS encoding sigma-70 family RNA polymerase sigma factor, producing the protein MEDSSHIEAKSKEELIAELLALYGTELKRIAFMYVHDHALTEDILQEVFIACYNNLHNFRGESSYKTWLVKIMVNKCKDSLRRWSMRNIIYKPKIDIQKLHHSSPELTYISKVEDIELVAQVMSLPIKLRDVIILFYYQELSVEEISSILSININTVKSRLFRARKKLEESMRGGNHEWRIN; encoded by the coding sequence ATGGAAGATAGTTCCCATATAGAGGCAAAGAGTAAAGAAGAATTGATTGCTGAACTGCTAGCATTGTACGGTACTGAATTGAAGAGAATTGCTTTTATGTACGTTCACGATCATGCGTTAACCGAAGATATACTACAAGAAGTTTTTATCGCTTGTTACAACAATCTACATAATTTTAGAGGTGAGAGCAGTTATAAGACTTGGCTTGTCAAAATCATGGTTAATAAGTGTAAAGATTCTTTAAGAAGATGGAGTATGAGAAATATCATCTATAAACCGAAGATAGATATACAGAAATTGCATCATTCTAGCCCTGAGTTAACTTATATCTCTAAAGTCGAGGATATTGAACTAGTGGCACAAGTGATGTCATTACCTATTAAATTAAGGGATGTAATCATACTGTTCTATTACCAAGAACTGAGTGTTGAAGAGATTAGTTCAATTTTAAGTATTAACATCAACACCGTTAAGTCTCGTTTATTTAGGGCGAGAAAAAAATTAGAGGAATCAATGAGAGGCGGGAACCATGAGTGGAGGATAAATTAA
- a CDS encoding Fe3+ hydroxamate ABC transporter substrate-binding protein, translated as MFKVKPECIYCDKEIKGNEVVFVKMRYPERKGMTEIKAYLQNEGKLICEECFNKKSN; from the coding sequence ATGTTTAAAGTAAAGCCTGAATGCATTTATTGCGATAAAGAAATAAAAGGAAATGAAGTCGTTTTTGTAAAGATGCGGTATCCAGAGAGAAAAGGTATGACTGAAATCAAGGCTTATTTACAAAATGAAGGAAAACTAATTTGTGAAGAATGCTTTAATAAGAAATCTAACTAA
- a CDS encoding cytochrome P450: protein MKNVLNEQEMITRSFSLTSPEFLRNPYPYYDKLRSINPIYWGNSVKYPGWYVTGYEEAVAILKDTRFQNRITLPQTSKKYEHLKNIQNDMMLFKNEPDHKRLRMLVSNVFTPSVIEAYRPYIEETVNELLNEVENKKGMDVVSDYAFPLASLIIAKILGVPAEERNQFKEWTVTLIQTIDFTRTRMGLANGNDTIRRLLDYFRELITKRKHNPQDDLISMLIKEGEQGDKLTEEELLSTCILLVIAGHETTVNLISNSVLSLLNHPEQLVELKQRPTLIERAVEEFLRYESPTQMTARLASEDIECNGTTIKKGEQVYILLGAANRDPKKFFHANVLDITRNPNPHIAFGYGIHFCLGSSLARLEAQIAIQTLLQRLSNLQIATPDLQWRKLTGFRSLEKLPITFT from the coding sequence ATGAAGAATGTTTTAAATGAACAAGAAATGATAACCAGATCATTTTCACTTACTTCTCCTGAGTTTTTAAGAAATCCTTATCCTTATTATGATAAGCTGCGGTCCATTAATCCTATCTACTGGGGGAACTCGGTAAAATATCCAGGATGGTATGTAACCGGATATGAAGAGGCAGTAGCGATCCTTAAAGATACCCGATTTCAAAATCGCATTACTTTACCACAGACATCAAAAAAGTATGAGCATCTAAAAAATATACAGAATGACATGATGCTTTTTAAGAATGAGCCTGACCATAAGCGGTTACGGATGCTCGTAAGTAATGTATTTACTCCCAGTGTTATTGAAGCTTATCGTCCTTATATAGAAGAAACTGTTAATGAACTACTGAATGAGGTGGAGAATAAGAAAGGAATGGATGTTGTTTCAGATTATGCGTTTCCTTTAGCCAGCCTCATTATAGCTAAAATTTTAGGAGTTCCAGCGGAGGAAAGGAATCAATTTAAAGAATGGACTGTAACCTTAATTCAAACAATAGATTTTACTCGAACGAGAATGGGATTAGCAAATGGTAACGATACGATTAGAAGGTTACTAGATTATTTTAGAGAGCTGATTACAAAGCGGAAACATAACCCTCAAGATGACCTGATAAGCATGTTAATTAAAGAGGGAGAGCAGGGTGACAAGTTAACAGAAGAAGAATTACTGTCAACTTGTATTTTACTTGTTATTGCTGGACATGAAACAACAGTAAATCTCATAAGCAATTCGGTCCTTTCCTTATTAAATCACCCTGAGCAATTAGTGGAGCTAAAGCAAAGACCAACCCTAATCGAAAGGGCAGTTGAGGAGTTTTTACGATATGAGAGCCCAACCCAGATGACAGCTCGCCTTGCATCAGAAGATATTGAATGTAATGGGACGACCATAAAAAAAGGTGAACAAGTATATATCCTTTTGGGAGCTGCCAATCGAGATCCGAAAAAATTCTTTCATGCTAATGTGCTTGATATAACTAGGAATCCTAATCCTCATATTGCCTTTGGATATGGTATTCATTTCTGTTTAGGTTCCTCATTAGCACGATTAGAAGCACAAATTGCTATTCAAACACTCTTACAGCGATTGTCCAACCTTCAAATTGCTACTCCTGACCTACAATGGCGAAAACTTACAGGTTTTCGATCGCTAGAAAAACTGCCAATTACTTTTACCTAA
- the bioD gene encoding dethiobiotin synthase produces MNGFFVTGTDTGVGKTIIACGLAAVLKEKRFDVGVFKPLLSGISRDDPESDTSLLKKMSQTYLSHEDITPFEFKEPLAPYVAGKLEGKLIGIEKVLHHWEMIRGKHQYFIVEGAGGISVPLGENFLVSDLIKALELPIVIVARPNLGTINHTFLTVQYAKSIGLRIAGIVINGISDHPDLAEITNPKLIEELCGVPILGITPKFNEITHENIKNIVKDHIDMTLLINQMEAGR; encoded by the coding sequence ATGAACGGATTTTTTGTAACAGGCACGGATACAGGAGTTGGGAAAACCATTATAGCTTGTGGACTGGCTGCTGTATTAAAAGAGAAAAGATTTGATGTTGGCGTATTTAAGCCATTATTAAGTGGTATTTCACGGGATGATCCAGAAAGCGATACAAGTTTGTTAAAGAAAATGTCACAAACGTATCTTTCTCATGAAGATATTACCCCTTTTGAATTTAAGGAGCCACTTGCTCCGTACGTGGCTGGGAAGTTGGAAGGGAAGCTCATTGGCATTGAAAAGGTGCTGCATCATTGGGAAATGATTAGAGGAAAACACCAATATTTCATTGTAGAAGGTGCTGGTGGCATTTCAGTCCCACTGGGTGAAAATTTTTTAGTTAGTGACTTAATAAAAGCTTTAGAGCTGCCAATTGTTATTGTAGCTCGACCTAATCTAGGTACCATTAATCATACTTTTTTAACCGTTCAATACGCAAAAAGTATAGGACTTAGAATTGCGGGAATAGTGATCAACGGCATAAGTGATCATCCTGACCTTGCCGAAATAACAAACCCGAAACTAATAGAAGAGTTATGTGGAGTCCCTATATTAGGAATAACCCCTAAATTTAATGAAATAACACATGAAAACATTAAAAATATCGTAAAGGATCACATTGATATGACATTATTAATCAATCAGATGGAGGCAGGAAGATGA